AGCTCTTCGGCGACGAGATCGACTCGCTCTCGCAGATCGACCCCCTCTTCGGCAGCGTCAAACAAAAATACTCCCGCCTGCCCATCTACCCCAAGTCCCACTACGTCGTGCAGCCCGAGCGCAAGACCACCGCCATGGACTCCATCCTCGCCGAGCTCTTCGACTGGGAGGCCCAGCTCGAAAAAGAGGGCCGCCTCGTCGAGTCCCAGCGCATTCATCAGCGCACCCGCTTCGATCTCGAGATGATCAAGTCCGTAGGCTACTGCCACGGCATCGAAAACTACTCCCGCCACTTCTCCGGCCGCCTTCCCGGCGAGCCCCCGCCCACTCTGTTCGACTACTTCCCACGCGACTTCCTCATCTTCATCGACGAGTCGCACGTCACCGTCCCGCAACTCCACGGCATGTGGCACGGCGACCGCTCCCGCAAGCAGAACCTCATCGACTACGGCTTCCGCCTGCCCTCCGCTCTCGACAACCGCCCTCTCCGCTTCGAGGAGTTCGAGTCCCGCACCGGCCAGATCATCTACGTCTCCGCCACACCCGGTCCCTACGAACTCACCAAATCAGCAGGCGTAGTCGTCGAGCAGATCATCCGCCCCACCGGCCTCATCGACCCCATCGTCGAGATCCGCCCCGTCAAAGGCCAGATCGACGACCTCCTCGCCGAAATCCGCGACCGCGCCGCCAACAACCAGCGCGTCCTCGTCACCACTCTCACCAAGCGCATGGCCGAAGACCTCGCCGGCTACTACACCGAAGTCGGCGTCCGCTGCCGCTACATGCACTCCGAGATCGAGACCCTCGAACGCATCAAGCTCCTCCGCGACCTCCGCAAAGGCGAGTACGACGTCCTCATCGGCATCAACCTCCTCCGCGAAGGCCTTGACCTCCCCGAAGTCTCCCTCGTCGCCATCCTCGACGCCGACAAAGAGGGCTTCCTCCGCTCCCAGGGCTCACTCATCCAGACCATCGGCCGAGCCGCCCGCCACCTCGAAGGCCGCGCCATCCTCTACGCCGACAAGATGACCGAGTCCATGCAGCGCGCCATCGACGAGACCAACCGACGACGCGAGATTCAGCAGGCCTACAACGAGGAAAACGGCATCACCCCGCAGAGCATCAGCCGCCCCGCCGAGATGGCCCTCGCCGGAATCCTAAAGGCCGACTACGCCGACCTGACCGAAGAGACCGGTGACATGCCCGACTTCGGCACCCAGCAAGAACTCGACAACTACATATCCAAACTAGAAACCGACATGCGCGAAGCAGCCAAGAAATTCGAATTCGAAAAGGCCGCCAAGCTACGCGACACCGTCAAGGAACTCCGCACCAAAGAATTCCTATTTAGCTAAACCATTTCGAGCGATGGATCTGTAAGTGACCAATCCACCGTATTCGCATCCGCATCGAAGCGTACCCAACCACCGCTATGCTTTTTGATTAAACGCCATATCTCGAATGTCTTCAGGATTGTTTGCTCCCATTCGTATGTCGATCTTTTGCCAACTTCAAATCCCCTGGTTAGATCACGGCACAAATCCAGAAGCTGCCAATCTAACGCTTCGATCTGCTCGAATAGATTGTGTCGTAAGGCGTAGCTAAAAACTACCGCGGCCAGGGCTTCGTCCGTCACGATTGCACGACCGCCATCTTCTACATCATCAGTTTCCGGGTCGCTTTTCCGCTTGCGCCCCAAAAGCGCTCGGAAGACGGGAGACCAACCAAGAATTGCAGCCTCGGTCATATGAAAGATGTCGTGGAAGCGATAACCATCAGACACGTATGCGTTATCTCGCAGTTTCGCACCAAACGGCCGTCCGTCAATTAGTATCTGAACTTTAGCCACGCCATCCTCGATGACTTCCTCGAATCGAGCAGTAAAGGAGCGTGGAAGACGTTCACCCTCCGGAAAATGATCGTCGAAGCTAACTCGATCGTCCTCGCCAGTCGGCAGCCACCTGGAATGGGTCTTGTCGAGATTGTCAACGGCAATTTCGTTGAGGGATAGCCCCTCGCAGGAGGCGATTGCCGTCAGATACCAGAGAACATCCCCTAGTTCCTCCTTCAGCTTCTCTTTGAATCCAGAAAACTGCTCGCCGTCTCGCAATCTTTTCTTGTAAAGAGTTTGAACCGAGCCAGTCTCACCGCCGAGCCCAAGAAGGGCGACAATTTCTGGTCTCTCGCCGAGCCTGTTCAATCGTGAGGTTTCTACAGATAATTTCTGGTAATCGTCGAAACGAATCGAACTGTCACTGCTCATCTAACAACCCCGTCGCACGAAGTATATTTGGCTCATCGAGCTTAGCGACGACAGCGATACAAGTCATTGTGCCGAGGGTAAGGCCCATGCCGGATGCGACAAATCTTCCAAGATCGATTAGACCAAGATAATTACCATAGGCTCGTGCCCACAAGTATTGCATCGGATATAGCGCAGTGATCCGAAGTCTTCCATTGTTCTCCGGATGAAATGAAATTTGCTGCATGCATGGAAATCCTTGGTATGGTGTCGGATTCAAATCAATCGGCGGATTAAGAATTGCACACTGTAAAGCTGATCGACGTCGGGTGCCCGCGAGATATGCATCGATCACAAACTCAAGTTGATTGAAGGTTGGCTGATTCCCGGAGGGATATCCAATCAAACGTTGGAAATAGGTCCCACGCCTATTTTGACTGTAGCTAACAATACGAGGCCAGAGTCGTAAGTATCGTTCGTAGAATGCGTGGCGGGGCTCATTGGCTCGAAACAATGACTTCGGGAAGATGGTACTAGCAACAGTTGACACGGCAAACTTGCCATTTCGTAAAAGCGAAGCATCCAGCGTCGCACGAATTTCCTGATTCTCCAAATCCTCTTCCAAATTCAGATCGGTTACATTGACAACTAAATTGTTTATTTCCTTCCCGCGAGATGCGGATGCGAGCTTGCTCGCGGCCAACCATAGATCAGAAACGTTCGAACCACTAAGCTCAGGCATCCTCGTCCTCTTCCTCAAGATAGCGGTATTGGTACATACCTACGTAATCCTCGCGCGCGATCGAAATCTGAACACGCCCATGCCCCGTGATTTCCACCTCGATATCGCCAGGTCGCCGGGCGATCCAAAATCCGTCGCCGACGTCAAAATGATCGAATGGAGGATCTACAAGTCCAGTAAGAACATCCCCAACTTGAACATGAAGTCGAGAGCCATTCCACGAAGGACAGATCGGCCATAGTTCCTTGCGCCCCCTCCAATGAACCGAAGGAACTTGTGACCGTTTAATCCTTTGAGGCTGAATCAAAGTAAGTTCATGAAGCTTCTGGTTACCGATCAAACCAAGAGTCCAACGACATTGCTGAGCTAAAGTTGTGTAGCCCACGCCAAGCCATGCAGCCACAGCATGATATTGCGCTGCAGACGCGCTCTTTGGCTCCGTCCCAAGTTCCGCGAAGCCGCGCAAAACCGCACTTTTCGGCATAAGAAGATGCCTCGCAAAAGTGTCAGCGATCATCTCCTCCGTAGAGTCACTCGTCATTCCTTCAAGACCCTTGTCGAGTCGGGCGCCGTGTCCGAAGATGAAATGCCCCAACTCGTGTGCAGCGGTGAACCGTTGCATACCGGCGGGACGAAGCGCGGCAACGTTGATTGACCCAGTCAGACCATCATTGATGTAAAGACCGTCAAGCGAATCGGCCCGCGTGAAGCGAAGGCTTAGTCCATATCGGGCAACCAACTCGAATACGTCGCAGGGCGAGTTAAGTGCGTAGCCGAATGTCAGCCTAGATTTAAGGGCGCGCCTAGCCGCCTCGGTTTTAAGCTTTGTAACCATGCCTTCATCCTCTTCTGAATGAATCGATCACTCTCATAACTGTCTCCAAATCTTTTTTCTTCAATCCTCCGAGCCTTCGTGCAGCAAGTTTCAAGTCTTCATCAGCCTCGGTTGGCTCTCCGAGGAGCCAACCAATCGAGACGTGATACAGGAGAGCAAGGTTCCGAAGTTCTCCCGCAGTGACTCGACGGCCCTCTGACTCCATTTCGGAAATAGTCGGCCGGTGAATTCCTAGCAATTTTGCTGCTTGTGCCTGGCTGAGTCCCGCATCTTCGCGAGCTTGCTTAAGCCTGAGTCCGAGTCCTGGCAGGTCGGCATCCGCTGGCATTTCATCCCCCTTTGTTAATTTCTGCCCATATCGCTGTTGCAATCTCAGCGATGTCACGACTGTCCTTCGAGTCCAGATCGACATAGAAAATATCGTCCTCGAAGTGCAATCCGGTATGATCCTCGAATTCGGTAAGAACCTCGAGGACGTTGAGGCTGTCGAACCCCTCGATATCCTTCAAGGGATCGGTCTGAGGCTTGACAACAAGCGCGGAATCTTCCGCACAGCCTTTCATAACCAATGCGAGGAGCAGATTCTGCACATCGGCGAGAGTCTTCATTTCCATTTGCATCTGGTATAGATCTCCATCCATGTGGTAAGAAAATATTACCAAGCCTCGTAGATCTGTCAAGCTTGTATTGAGCAGCTGGAGGGTTGCAGATAGAGTCACCGGGATGCAACACATCTCGCTTATTCCATCCATACCAATAACTTACAGCGATTTCAACAACCAAAAGCTTGACTCACCAATATATAATCAACTAAAGAGTAAAGATTGATCCCGGGCAACCGCCGGGCTTTCGCATTTACCCAACAAAAGGCTTAGGCCCAGACGAGGTGTGCCAATCACGCCGATAATAAGCCCAATGCAGCGGACAACTCAGTCTCACTCAAAGCTAAAAACTCCTTCGCCGGCAAAAAGACCGCCTTCCAGCGCAAAGCCACCTGGCTTGTTCAAAACCCTCCCACGAGCCTTCTACTCCCGTTCCCCCGAGATCGTCGCACGCGCCCTCCTCGGCAAGCTACTCATCCGCGATCTCCACAGCGAGCGCCTCACCGGCCGCATCATCGAGGTCGAGGCATACCTGGGCCTCACCGACCCCGCCTCTCACGCCTTCCGCGGCCTCACTCCCAACAACGCTGTCCTCTTCGGACCACCAGGCCACGCACACGTCTACTTCATCTACGGCATGCACTACTGCCTCAATGTAGCGTCTCACCGCGAAGGCGAAGCAGGCGGAGTACTCATCCGAGCGCTTGATCCAATCGACGGACTCAGGACCATGGCCCGGCTTCGCGGCGTCTCGGAAAACGCCAAGCCCAAACTATTGACAGGAGGACCTGGCCGTCTCTGCCAGGCCCTCGGCGTCACACGCAAGACTGACAACGGACTTGACGTCACGTCGGCAACTTCCCCCCTCCAGATCGCGGACGATGGTGCTCGCCCGGTCGAAATCCAGATCACACCTCGCATCGGGATTCGTAAAGCTGCAGACAGGCCACTCCGTTTCCTCATAGACGAGATTGCGAAAGATAAGCCATCCCCAGAGGCAGTCCCGCGTACTCCGCGCTAAACTTAGCGCCCTCTGCGTTCGCTTTTAGCAACCCATAACCACGGAAGAATCCAACCACTTACAAAATAATTCCCAAATCACCAGCAAAATCGCCTGTCAAGCCCCAAAACCAACCAACTCCAAACAAATCAACAACATCCAAGTGGCATGGCAGTTTCTCCAAAGTCGATAAAATAGAAATAGATCAGACAGCCCCGGCAAAAACCGGGGCTCTTCTATACCTGATACCCGACACCTGATACCTGATTCAAAAAGATCACCGCAACCCTTTTGTCATGAATACTTTTACCGTAACCCATTTATATGGAATACTTTACCCATCAAGTCCGCCGACAAGTGCAATAAAATGAATACTTTACACAAGAACAGGAGGGGGGTATCCCCGGCCTGAGCCGAAGGAACCTGCCTTGTATGTCGATACCGCCGAGAAAAACTTACGATCAATCCACACCAAACCTCCGCATAGCCAGCCTCCAACCCTCCATCACCCTAACCCTGGCCGCGCTCAATTCCCTCGACGCCCTCTGCGCCCACACCAAGTACTGCCTCGAAGTCCTACCCGAACTAGCCTCACGCAGCCTCCCCATCCTGCACGACTCATGGACCACCACATCCGATGAGCTCACCGCAGTGAAACCAGACCTCGTCATCGCCTCCGTCCCATACCGCCTCGAATCCCTCGCCGCCATCCTTAAGTCCAGTCTGCCCGTCCTGGCCCTCGCCCCACGCACCCTCGCCGACGTCCTCCACGACACCCGCCTCATCGCGCGCCAGGTCGACCGCACCGCTCAAGCTGAAGCCCTCATCGAGACCTTCCAGCAAACCCTAGAATCCACTCAAAACACCGGCGCCAACCTCCCCAAACCAGCCGTCTACTGCGAAGAGTGGGGCAAGCCGCTCATCCACTCACAACCTTGGGTCGCCGAGCTCGCCGCAGTCGCCGGCGGCACCTTCCTCGGCACGCCCGGCGCTCAGACGACTCCCGAGACCATCGCCGCCGCAGACCCCGACATTCTCCTCTTCGCCTGGTGCGGCACAGGCGACCGGGTTCCCCTCGACCGCGTCATCGCCCAGCGGAACTGGCACCACCTGCGCGCCGTTCGCAACGCCCGTGTCTACTGCATCCCCGACGAGTACCTCAACACCCCCGCCATCCCCTCACTCACGCAAGGCCTCGCCTGCCTCTCCGCCGCCATCCACCCTGATCACTTCACCGCCGCACCGCGTCTCATCCGCCTCGCTCGCTGATACACTTCCGCCCAAAGGAGCATGGAGATGCCTACTGCCAATGGCCTCATCACCCTTCCCAGCCCCTACTCTGTCCCTGAGACCCTCGACCGTCTCGAGACCATCCTCCGCCAGAAGAACGTCAACATCTTCACCCGCGTCGACCACAGCGGCGAAGCCGAAAAAGCCGGTCTGCATATGCCGCCCACGCAACTGCTCATCTTCGGCAACCCCAAAGGCGGTACCCCCATCATGCTCGCCGCACCTCTCTCCGCAATCGACCTTCCCCTCAAGGCCCTCGCCTGGCAGGACGCCGAAGGTAAGGTTTGGCTCAGCTATAACGACCCTCAGTACCTCAAAGCCCGCTACTTGCTCAACGACGATCTCCTCCCGCTTATCAACGCTGCAAGCGCCCTCATCAAGCAAGCCGTCCTATAAAGGATCACCTGCTACTCAATCCCAGAAATCCCACGACGTCTTCACGACTCCGAACCCCGCTTCCTGTTACCCTTCCTCTCAGCGCCCAGTTCGGAGACATCGCTTGATCATCCTCACCGACGAATACGTCACTCTCGACACGCCCAACGGTCCCATGCGGACCCACATCGTCCGCCCCGCCGCTCCCGGCCGCTATCCCGGCATCGTCTTCTACTCTGAGATATTCCAGATCACCGCACCCATTCGCCGCACAGCCGCCATGCTCGCAGGTCACGGCTACGTCGTCGCCATGCCTGAGATCTACCACGAGTTCGAGCCCGCCGGCACTGTCCTCGCCTACGATCAGGCGGGCTCCGACCGCGGCAACGCCCTCAAGACTACCAAGACCATCGCCAGCTACGACGCCGACGCTCGCGCCGTCATCACCCACCTTCAGTCCCGCCCCGACTGCACCGGCCGCATCGGAGCCATGGGTATCTGCATCGGCGGCCACCTCGCCTTCCGCTGCGCCATGAACCCCGAGGTCCTCGCCACCGCCTGCTTCTACGCCACCGACATTCACAAAGGCAGCCTCGGCAAAGGCATGGCCGACGACTCCCTCGCAGGCGCTGCAGACATCAAAGGCGAGCTCATCATGATCTGGGGCCGCCAGGACCCGCACATCCCCCTCGAAGGCCGCCTCAAGGTCCTCGCCCGCCTCAACGAACTAGGCACGCGCCTAAGCTGGCACGAGGTCAACGGCGCTCACGCCTTCATGCGCGATGAAGGCCCACGCTACGACCCCGAACTCGCCCATCGCCTCTACGATCTCACCTTCGACCTCTTCCACCGCAAGCTTGGCGAAGGCAACCAGCCCACGACCCCTTCGGCTGTATCGACCTCTGGAGCAGAGGTGAGGCACTGATCTCTGGGGCAAAGGGCTGATCTGTTTGAAAGAAACTGATCTGCGTGAAAGAGACTATCTACTTGACAGATGTGTCATCCTGAGCGGTGCCTCTCGCAGCCTCATCGCGAGAGGCACAGTCGAAGGACCTGCGGTTTGCCACGAGAGCCCTAATTACAAAGGCAAATCGGTAACGACTCCACCTTCAAGCACAGCCGCCCCCTCCTTCAGCGCAATCCCCGTGCACCGCTTCGCTCGCGCAGCCTGCAGGTACCAAAGCAGCCGAGCCGCCGCCACCTCCGCCGACAACCCGCCCTCGCGAATATTCGAAAGGCAGTTCCGGTCAGCATCCGTCCGCACCGGACAGGGCTCCCACGTCAGATAGGCCCCTAGACTGTCCGGTGAAGAGAGCCCTGGCCTCTCGCCAATCAACACCAGCCCCATCCGCGCGCCGAGCAGAGAACCGATCGGGTCCCCAATCGCAACCCGGCCCTGCGCAACTACCGTGATCGGTGCGACCCTCCATTCCGCAGTCACGAGTTCCGGCAGCAACGCCCCTAGTAACGGGATCACGTTGCGCTCCACCGCCAGCGCCGAAAGCCCATCCGCCACCGTAATCGCAAGATCGTACAATCCCCGCTTCAGTAGCGCAGCCGACTCCGCATCGAGCGTACGCCCAAGGTTCGGCTGGCGCAGATACGCCGCGCGGTCGCCGGCATTCGTCCGCAACTCAAGCACGGCAATCGACGCATCGCTGAGCACGGGCAGCTCGCTCTTCAACCGCTGCGCGAACGAAGGAAGATGCAGCGCCGCCAGCACCGCATCCCGTGCCTGCGCGTGAGAAAGCTGAAATCGCAGTACCTCAGCCGTTGCGATGCTATCGCCAGTCGTCGGCAGCGAGACACGCGCCGGAGTGAAATCCCGCAGATCAGGACCAACACCTCGAATCATTCCGGTCATCGTAGCCCCTCATCCCTCCGTCGGCAGTTGCACCTGCGCCTGCAGCGCAAGCTGGCGCGGCATCTCGCCCTCCAGCCACGCCTCAAACTCCGGAGCCGGCCTCAGCCCCAGCGTAGACCGCAGGTAAAGCGCATCATGAAACGACGTGCTCTGATACTGCAACATCACATCATCGGCCCCCGGAACTCCCATGATGTAGTTCACCCCCGCAACTCCCAGCAGCGTCAGCAAAGAGTCCATATCATCTTGGTCCGCTTCCGCATGGTTCGTGTAGCAGACGTCGCAACCCATTGGCAGCCCCAGCAGCTTGCCGCAGAAATGGTCCTCCAGCCCTGCGCGCAGAATCTGTTTGCCGTCGTAAAGATACTCCGGACCAATAAACCCAACGACCGTGTTCACCAGCATCGGCGCGAAGCAACGTGCAACTGCATAAGCCCTCGCCTCGCAGGTCTGCTGGTCTACCCCATGATTCGCATTCGCCGATAGCGCGCTCCCCTGGCCCGTCTCGAAGTACATCACGTTCTCGCCCACCGTGCCGCGGCGCAGCTCGCACGCAGCCTGCTGCGCTTCCTTCAGCAGAGCAAGCGTAACCCCAAAAGACCGATTCGCCAGCTCCGTGCCCGCAATCGACTGAAACACAAGATCCAACGGCGCCCCCTGCTCAAGAGCGGCAAGCTGCGTGGTGATGTGCGCCAGCACGCAGCTCTGCGTCGGAATCCTGTACCGCTCGCGCACCGAGTCAATCAGCCGAAGCAACTTCACCGTGCTCGCCACGTTGTCCGCCGCCGGATTGATCCCAATCACCGCATCCCCCGAACCCAGCAACAAGCCATCGATCATCGCCGCTGCAACGCCCGCCGGATCGTCCGTCGGATGGTTCGGCTGCAGCCGCGTCGAAAGCCGTCCCGGCAAACCCACCGTCGCGCGAAACCGCGTCACCACCCGAATCTTACGCGCGACCGCAACCAGGTCCTGCACCCGCATCAGCTTCGAGACTGCAGCTGCCATCTCCGGAGTCACTCCGGGCGCAAGCGCTGCCAGAGACTCTGCCGTCGTCTCATGCGAAAGCAGCCAGTCGCGAAAGCCACCAACCGTTAGACTCGCAACAGGCGCAAACGCGGAAGCATCATGGCTGTCTACGATCAGCCGCGTCACCTCATCGCTCTCGTAGGGAACAACCGCTTCATTCAGAAATGCGGCAAGCGGTAGATCCGCAAGCGTCATCTGCGCCGCAACTCGCTCCACCGAACTTCGCGCAGCTACGCCGGCAAGCTCGTCGCCCGAGCGCGCCGGCGTAGCCTTCGCCAGCAGGTCCTTCAAGTCGCGAAAGCTATAAGTCGTGCCACCAATCGTATGCTGCAACCGCACGCATTCCCTCACTGTCGAGGAACAGATTGAATGCAGTCTACCAACTGCCCGCGCTCACGTCGCACCTACCATCGACATCGCCCACGTGCCACTGCTATCGCCAACTCACCGCCAGATGCCAACGCATCCTCCGATCCTGCGTCTTCCGCAACACCTTCCTGTACTCCAGCAGCTCGGCCAGCACCTCTACCCCCTCCGTGCCCAGCTGCTGCGGCTCATGCTCCAGCGCATCCACAAGCGCGTCCACCGTCGCCAGCCCATCCTCCGCCGAGTACCACTGCGGCGGCGGCAGCCGATTCATGATCTCTTGATTCCCCGCGCCCTCTTCAATCAGCAGAGACATAGAGTTTTCATCGGCCGAAAAAAACTCGATCAGCGGCCTTACTCCCAGCCGCAGCGCAAGCTTCTCCAGCGCATCCTCGTGCCGCGCCAGCGAGCGACCATTCACAAACGTATCGAACCCCGGGTCGTCGCCCTGCACAACGATGTACATCGATGCAGCCATCCTTCGCAGTGTACCGCCCCCGGGCCTGTGCGAAAGCAACAGGTATTCACTTGAGCGACAACGAACGATCTTCGTCCTGCGTCCTGCTTGCAAGAATCCTCCACGCCCCAACCCCAAGCAGCACAACCCCAACCGTCAGCCTCGCCGTCACCTCGGGCCGCATAGCGACAAAACCTTCAACAATCGTCAACAGAGGAATCACCAGGTACCGCGCCGAAAGCGGAATCGCCTCCATCGTTCGCAGAAGCCATATCGTCAGCACAATCTCAGCCGTCTGCACAAAGAACAGAATCGATACCCCCTGCACCAGCGCATCCGGCCGCCATAGCAGCTCCCCATGCAAACCGCACCACAGCAAGAGAAGCGCCGCATTGGCGATCCCCACAGCCGCAACGGCCTCAATCAACCCAACATCACGCAGCAAACGATAGAGCCAGACTCCAGCTACTCCGACGATCACTACAGCCACGACTACGACACAGAACCCGCCCCACCCGCGTGGCGAATCCGGAAAACCAAACGGCAACACGCACAGCAAGCCGCCCACCCCCGCAAGTGCCGGCGCCAAAAGCATCTGCCCGCCACTCTGTCCCGTGACGCCCAACCTCTCGCTCGCCAGCACCACAACCACAGGCGCCATCGAAAACAGCGCCGAGATACTGGTCGATGGAATCCTTCCGCTCACCGACTCCAGCAGAATCACAGGCAATCCAAAGAACGCCACTCCACCCAACGCGATCGAGACCAACCGTAACCTTGGCCTGTGTTTCCTCCACCGCAACACTGCAAAGACTGCAGCTGCGATCCCAACCAACGCATGCATCAATCCCTGCAACTCTACTCCAGGAATCTCGCCCATCGCAGGAGGTATCACCCACTCCGCCGACGACAACACGCAGAGCAGCACAAAAGCGCCCCACACCATCTGCTTTCGCCGGATTGGCAAACGATGCGCCATAGACGTAGAAAAGGCCACGCATTGCGTGGCCTTTTTCCCTGCTAAATCAACTACCTAGCGATTGCCACCCTGCGGTGCGCCCGAGCCCGGACCACCTCTGCGGCCTCCGCGACGACGCCTTCCACCACGCCGCTGCCCCTGTCCCTGTCCCTGACCCTGACGCTGACCACCCGGATTCGGCTGCGCCACCGCAGGAACATCCGCACGATTGAAGTTTGGCTCGTCGCCATCCTCCTCCTCGTCGAACTCCTCGCCCTCCTCGTAGTCACCGTCAACCAGAGGCGGAGCCTCCACAACCTCACGACGCGGCGCATCTGGCTGCAACTCAGGCAGGCCGAGCTTCGCGCGCTGCTCGCGCAGCACAGCCTTCCTCGACAGCTTGATGCGGTTGCCTTCGATCGCCAGCACCTTCACCAGAATCTGATCGCCTTCGCGCAACTCGTCCTTCACTTCTTTCACGCGATGCTCCGCGATCTCCGAGACGTGCAGCAGACCGTCTGTTCCAGGGAATATCTCGACAAACGCGCCGAACTCCGCCAGACGGACAACCTTGCCCAGGTACGTCTTACCCACCTCAGGCACCGCCGTCAGGTCGCTGATCATCTGGATCGCACGCTGCAGTCCATCCGCATCGCTCGATGCCACATTCACACGTCCTGTGTCGTCCACGTCGATCTTCACACCGGTCGCGTCGATGATCCCGCGGATCACCTTGCCACCCGGCCCGATAAGATCGCGAATCTTGTCCGTCGGAATCTGCAACGTGTGGATTCGCGGAGCAAACTTCGAAGTCTCCTCACTCGCGCCCGCGATCACCGCGTCCATCTTGTCCAGCAGGAAAAGCCGCCCGCGCCTCGCCTGAGCCAATGCTTCTCTCATGATCTGCGGTGTGATGCCCATGATCTTGATGTCCATCTGCAGCGCCGTGATGCCGTTGCGCGTTCCGGCCACCTTGAAGTCCATGTCGCCGTAGTGGTCCTCGGCGCCTGCAATATCGGTCAGAACGGCGTAGTTATCGCCCTCCTTGACCAGGCCCATTGCAACTCCAGCCACGGCTCCCTTGATCTTGATGCCGGCCTGCATCAGCGACAGCGAAGCGCCGCACACCGTCGCCATCGACGACGAACCGTTCGACTCCAGAATGTCCGACACAACCCGCAGCGTGTACGGCGACTCATCCTCGCCCGGGAGCACAGCTTCAATCGCACGCGACGCCAGAGCGCCGTGTCCGATCTCGCGCCGACCCACGCCGCTCATCCTGCCAACCTCGCCCACCGAAAACGGCGGGAAGTTGTAGTGCAGCATGAACCGCCGCTTCTGCTCGCCCTCGTAGCTCTCCAGCCTCTGCGCATCATCCGTCGTGCCCAGCGTCGCCGAAACCAGCGCCTGCGTCTCGCCACGCGTGAACAGCGCCGAGCCATGCACACGCGGCAGAACGCCAACCTCAATCGAGATAGGACGAATCTCATCGAACGCACGATGGTCCGGACGAATTCTGTCATTCAGAACCTGCTCGCGGAAGATGTTCTCGCGCAGCAGTTCGAAATATTTGCTCAGTTTCTTCGCCGCCTCGGCATCGCCTTCTGGCAACTCCCTCTTCAGATCGTCCTTGATCTCCTTGACCTTGGCGTAGCTATCAAACTTCGGATACTTCTTCGTGTCGAGCGCATCCTTCAGCTTGTCGCCGATCTTCGCCTTCAGCGCCGCCAGATACTCGTGGTCGGTCTCCGCAGCCGC
The Edaphobacter bradus genome window above contains:
- a CDS encoding dienelactone hydrolase family protein — its product is MIILTDEYVTLDTPNGPMRTHIVRPAAPGRYPGIVFYSEIFQITAPIRRTAAMLAGHGYVVAMPEIYHEFEPAGTVLAYDQAGSDRGNALKTTKTIASYDADARAVITHLQSRPDCTGRIGAMGICIGGHLAFRCAMNPEVLATACFYATDIHKGSLGKGMADDSLAGAADIKGELIMIWGRQDPHIPLEGRLKVLARLNELGTRLSWHEVNGAHAFMRDEGPRYDPELAHRLYDLTFDLFHRKLGEGNQPTTPSAVSTSGAEVRH
- a CDS encoding ethanolamine ammonia-lyase subunit EutB translates to MRLQHTIGGTTYSFRDLKDLLAKATPARSGDELAGVAARSSVERVAAQMTLADLPLAAFLNEAVVPYESDEVTRLIVDSHDASAFAPVASLTVGGFRDWLLSHETTAESLAALAPGVTPEMAAAVSKLMRVQDLVAVARKIRVVTRFRATVGLPGRLSTRLQPNHPTDDPAGVAAAMIDGLLLGSGDAVIGINPAADNVASTVKLLRLIDSVRERYRIPTQSCVLAHITTQLAALEQGAPLDLVFQSIAGTELANRSFGVTLALLKEAQQAACELRRGTVGENVMYFETGQGSALSANANHGVDQQTCEARAYAVARCFAPMLVNTVVGFIGPEYLYDGKQILRAGLEDHFCGKLLGLPMGCDVCYTNHAEADQDDMDSLLTLLGVAGVNYIMGVPGADDVMLQYQSTSFHDALYLRSTLGLRPAPEFEAWLEGEMPRQLALQAQVQLPTEG
- the pnp gene encoding polyribonucleotide nucleotidyltransferase, with protein sequence MKQDVTIELAGGKHIKFETGRMAKQASGAALTTSGDNVILATAVAAPDPKEGIDFFPLTVEYREFTYAGGKIPGGFIKREGRPSEKEILTSRQIDRPIRPLFPETFRNETQVVAFVYSADKENDPDVLGINGASCALALSDIPFHGPIGAVRVGLLDDQFIVNPTYDERAKSKVNIMVAGTKDGIVMIESGAQEISEERVVDAIEFGHEQIKKICAGIEDLVSRAGKTKRLVAAAETDHEYLAALKAKIGDKLKDALDTKKYPKFDSYAKVKEIKDDLKRELPEGDAEAAKKLSKYFELLRENIFREQVLNDRIRPDHRAFDEIRPISIEVGVLPRVHGSALFTRGETQALVSATLGTTDDAQRLESYEGEQKRRFMLHYNFPPFSVGEVGRMSGVGRREIGHGALASRAIEAVLPGEDESPYTLRVVSDILESNGSSSMATVCGASLSLMQAGIKIKGAVAGVAMGLVKEGDNYAVLTDIAGAEDHYGDMDFKVAGTRNGITALQMDIKIMGITPQIMREALAQARRGRLFLLDKMDAVIAGASEETSKFAPRIHTLQIPTDKIRDLIGPGGKVIRGIIDATGVKIDVDDTGRVNVASSDADGLQRAIQMISDLTAVPEVGKTYLGKVVRLAEFGAFVEIFPGTDGLLHVSEIAEHRVKEVKDELREGDQILVKVLAIEGNRIKLSRKAVLREQRAKLGLPELQPDAPRREVVEAPPLVDGDYEEGEEFDEEEDGDEPNFNRADVPAVAQPNPGGQRQGQGQGQGQRRGGRRRRGGRRGGPGSGAPQGGNR
- the eutC gene encoding ethanolamine ammonia-lyase subunit EutC; amino-acid sequence: MTGMIRGVGPDLRDFTPARVSLPTTGDSIATAEVLRFQLSHAQARDAVLAALHLPSFAQRLKSELPVLSDASIAVLELRTNAGDRAAYLRQPNLGRTLDAESAALLKRGLYDLAITVADGLSALAVERNVIPLLGALLPELVTAEWRVAPITVVAQGRVAIGDPIGSLLGARMGLVLIGERPGLSSPDSLGAYLTWEPCPVRTDADRNCLSNIREGGLSAEVAAARLLWYLQAARAKRCTGIALKEGAAVLEGGVVTDLPL